A window of the Clostridia bacterium genome harbors these coding sequences:
- a CDS encoding PilZ domain-containing protein: MQGAFSIRPNQRNGERRLSPRGRLHSHATVSVGGLNEQVALIDLSQAGAAITTEAGLEQGAIVEVTFVLPHIDNAIRCEGRVIWSDGAGHAGVQFTNISDEIKFQIGFWLAHEDMMV; the protein is encoded by the coding sequence GGTGCGTTCTCGATTCGACCCAACCAGCGAAATGGTGAACGGCGATTGTCGCCACGAGGGCGGCTGCATTCGCATGCCACCGTCAGCGTTGGCGGCTTGAACGAGCAAGTTGCTTTGATAGATTTGAGCCAGGCAGGGGCAGCGATTACCACCGAAGCAGGTCTTGAGCAAGGCGCGATCGTTGAGGTAACGTTCGTGCTGCCGCACATTGATAATGCAATACGGTGCGAGGGCCGGGTAATTTGGTCAGATGGTGCAGGCCATGCCGGCGTACAGTTCACGAATATCTCGGACGAAATCAAATTCCAGATAGGCTTCTGGCTGGCTCACGAAGACATGATGGTCTAA
- a CDS encoding AMP-binding protein — translation MFYSRFVESVGRWPDVIAVEIQRQQGSESVQGSSVFSSQGTDEAFTYAQLRTMAESIARWLLENGISGGARCAILAGNSPRWVAAYLGIVASGNTAVPLDTAFRPDQVARLLEDSGATLLFADSRHLALARASVAASKVRLALIEPEHPGTSGLPTLDLMFAEGPGSFTPPQVAPDDIACILYTSGTTSDPKGVILTHANLAGEIESVRRYLHLGPSDALLGVLPLFHALAQMANIMLPFANGARVVFLDSLNTAELLRALQERGITIFCCVPQFFYLIHERIFTKARERGRFAWNAFQVMLKLSRIARALHVNLGKTLFRPVHALLGPKMRYFVTGGSRFDPAIGRDLYNLGFEVLQAYGLTETSGGAFATPPDDNVMGSIGRPLPGNEARIADPKPAEEATHGYLVGEIAIRGPIVMKGYYNRPDATAEVLRDGWLHTGDLAYADKDGNYFITGRAKEVIVLSNGKNIYPEEIENYYLKSPWIKEICVVGIESRPGEPMSERLHGVVVPNFDLLRQKKIVNTREVIRYDIEGISSHLAPTKRILSYEIWQDDLPRTTTRKLKRFEIERRVRENQARPADTSELSLARQLTDEEREWLALPDVRRSIEIIRNSSKNKTTALHPSDNLELDLGLDSMERVELLVSLEHHLGANVDDSLASEVYTVRELVDAVRQSAGSVTGQGVGWETLLQTEVTDPEVLAISKPRPIITAFWYIFGRFVSLFVRDVFRLRVEGTEKIPANAPFIISPNHQSFLDAAILTAVLPWHAFREVFYVGTSEIFGSGIWRQFARFLRLIPVDPDANLVPAMRAGAYGLRKGRVLMLFPEGERSIDGPPKPFKKGAAILAYHLNVPVVPVALEGFYEAWPRGKQFQRFTDLKIRFGDPIYPDPNEAPELAYDRLTTELHDRVDGMWEELRNESEATHDPAATPAPR, via the coding sequence ATGTTCTACAGCCGTTTCGTCGAATCTGTCGGGCGCTGGCCTGACGTTATTGCCGTGGAAATCCAACGACAGCAGGGCTCCGAGTCTGTCCAAGGTTCAAGTGTTTTCAGCTCGCAAGGCACGGATGAGGCTTTCACCTACGCACAATTGCGCACCATGGCCGAGTCCATCGCACGCTGGCTACTTGAGAACGGCATCTCCGGTGGCGCACGTTGCGCCATTCTGGCCGGCAATAGTCCTCGCTGGGTAGCCGCTTATCTCGGGATTGTCGCCTCCGGCAACACCGCAGTTCCTTTAGACACGGCTTTTCGGCCCGACCAAGTAGCACGTCTTCTGGAAGACAGCGGCGCAACACTGCTCTTCGCCGACTCGCGCCACCTCGCGCTGGCAAGGGCATCTGTTGCCGCCAGCAAGGTCCGCCTTGCGCTCATAGAGCCCGAGCACCCCGGCACCAGTGGCTTGCCTACGCTCGACCTCATGTTCGCGGAAGGCCCAGGCTCGTTCACGCCTCCTCAGGTCGCGCCGGACGATATCGCGTGCATTCTTTACACGTCGGGTACCACGAGCGACCCCAAGGGTGTCATCCTCACGCACGCCAACCTTGCCGGAGAGATCGAGTCCGTAAGACGTTATCTGCACCTCGGTCCCAGCGACGCCCTCCTTGGCGTGCTCCCGCTTTTCCACGCCCTCGCCCAGATGGCGAACATCATGCTTCCGTTCGCCAATGGCGCGCGGGTCGTTTTCCTCGACTCGCTCAATACGGCCGAGCTCTTGCGTGCGCTTCAGGAACGCGGTATCACCATCTTCTGTTGCGTCCCGCAGTTCTTCTATCTGATCCACGAGCGCATCTTTACTAAGGCTCGCGAGCGCGGACGCTTCGCCTGGAACGCATTTCAAGTGATGCTGAAGCTTTCGCGCATAGCTCGCGCCTTGCACGTTAACTTAGGGAAAACTCTGTTCCGCCCGGTACATGCCCTGCTTGGCCCCAAGATGCGCTACTTCGTCACTGGCGGATCCCGTTTCGATCCTGCCATCGGACGCGACCTCTACAATCTGGGGTTTGAAGTTCTGCAGGCTTATGGTCTGACCGAAACCTCTGGCGGCGCATTCGCAACTCCGCCCGATGACAACGTCATGGGTTCCATTGGACGCCCTCTGCCGGGCAACGAAGCCCGCATCGCCGATCCGAAACCAGCGGAAGAGGCCACCCACGGGTACCTCGTCGGCGAGATCGCCATCCGCGGTCCCATCGTGATGAAGGGCTACTACAACCGTCCCGATGCCACAGCAGAGGTTCTTCGCGACGGCTGGCTCCACACCGGCGATCTCGCCTACGCCGACAAGGACGGCAACTACTTCATCACGGGACGTGCCAAGGAAGTCATCGTCCTCAGCAATGGCAAGAACATCTATCCCGAGGAGATCGAAAACTACTACCTGAAGTCTCCCTGGATCAAAGAAATCTGCGTGGTGGGCATCGAGAGCAGGCCCGGCGAGCCGATGTCCGAGCGCCTTCACGGCGTTGTCGTTCCCAACTTCGACCTCCTACGCCAGAAGAAGATCGTCAACACACGCGAAGTCATTCGCTACGACATAGAAGGCATTTCTTCCCACCTCGCGCCAACGAAGCGCATTCTTAGCTACGAAATCTGGCAGGACGATCTTCCGCGCACTACAACGCGTAAGCTCAAACGTTTCGAGATCGAGCGGCGCGTGAGGGAAAACCAGGCACGCCCCGCCGACACCTCCGAACTTTCGCTCGCCCGCCAGCTCACCGACGAGGAGCGCGAGTGGCTTGCGCTTCCGGACGTGCGGCGTTCCATCGAGATTATCCGCAACTCCAGTAAGAACAAGACTACCGCGCTTCATCCCAGCGACAATCTCGAACTCGATCTCGGACTGGATTCCATGGAAAGAGTCGAACTCCTCGTCTCGTTGGAACATCACCTCGGCGCGAATGTTGACGACTCGCTCGCGAGCGAGGTGTACACGGTCCGGGAACTTGTGGACGCTGTACGCCAGAGCGCCGGCAGCGTCACCGGCCAGGGCGTCGGATGGGAGACGCTGCTCCAGACCGAAGTAACCGATCCCGAAGTTCTCGCCATCAGCAAGCCGCGCCCCATCATCACCGCTTTCTGGTATATTTTCGGGCGTTTCGTATCGCTCTTCGTGCGCGACGTTTTCCGATTGCGCGTTGAGGGTACTGAGAAGATTCCGGCGAATGCGCCGTTCATCATCAGCCCAAATCACCAGAGCTTCCTGGACGCCGCTATCCTGACTGCCGTGCTACCCTGGCACGCTTTCCGCGAAGTTTTCTATGTTGGCACGAGCGAAATCTTCGGTTCCGGCATCTGGCGTCAGTTCGCCCGTTTCCTTCGTCTCATCCCCGTCGATCCCGATGCCAATCTCGTTCCCGCAATGCGCGCCGGAGCCTACGGTCTGCGCAAAGGCAGGGTTCTGATGCTCTTCCCGGAAGGTGAGCGCAGCATTGACGGTCCACCGAAGCCGTTCAAGAAAGGCGCAGCTATCCTCGCGTATCACTTGAATGTTCCAGTGGTTCCCGTTGCACTAGAAGGGTTTTACGAGGCTTGGCCAAGAGGCAAGCAGTTCCAGCGCTTCACCGATTTGAAGATTAGGTTCGGCGATCCCATTTATCCCGATCCGAACGAAGCGCCCGAACTGGCATACGACCGGCTCACGACGGAACTCCATGATCGAGTGGATGGAATGTGGGAGGAACTGCGAAACGAATCAGAGGCGACACACGACCCGGCTGCAACCCCGGCACCTCGCTAA